The proteins below are encoded in one region of Rhizobium sp. 9140:
- a CDS encoding bifunctional 2',3'-cyclic-nucleotide 2'-phosphodiesterase/3'-nucleotidase produces the protein MAVTRRTFLGGLASASGLVMLHPFAAHASANQAHLRLMETTDIHVHVYPYDYYGDKPNETLGLSRTASIIDAIRAEAGNTLLVDNGDFLQGNPMGDFMAYQKGLHEGDVHPVIKAMNLLGYEAGTLGNHEFNYGLDFMAKALSGANFPYVCANLTKGTLAEDPTKDALFFKPYTIIEKTVTDGSGAASVLRVGLIGFVPPQIMLWDVKNLEGKAQTRDIVEAARAWVPVMKEDGADIIVALSHSGIDGTGQTERMENASLYLAGVEGIDAVLTGHQHLVFPGSKSFDGIAGVDPVKGTLQGKPAVMAGFWGSHLGLIDLLLEKDGKSWKVVDFTTEARPIYHREDKKVVADVNDRADVLTAAKAEHEATLAYVRTPVGKTSAPLYSYFALVADDPSVQIVSQAQTWYIKDMLKETAWKDLPVLSAAAPFKAGGRSGADYYTDVPAGDIAIKNVADLYLYPNTVQAVVITGAQVKNWLEMSAGMFNRLKPGEKDQPLLSSGFPSYNFDVIDGVTYEIDLSQPTRFDTDGKLANDAAHRITDLKFNGQPIDPAQKFVVATNNYRAGGGGKFPDIASDKVVFAAPDTNRDVIVRYIHDQGTINPTADANWRFKPLQGTTALFETGPKARPLLGQVKAAKIEDAGDGADGFARFRLVL, from the coding sequence ATGGCCGTGACCCGCCGCACCTTCCTCGGCGGGCTTGCGTCGGCCTCCGGGCTCGTCATGCTGCATCCGTTCGCCGCGCATGCCAGCGCCAACCAGGCGCATCTGCGCCTCATGGAAACGACCGACATTCACGTGCACGTCTACCCCTACGATTATTACGGCGACAAGCCGAACGAGACCCTGGGTCTTTCACGCACCGCCTCGATCATCGACGCCATCCGCGCCGAGGCCGGGAACACGCTGCTGGTCGACAATGGCGACTTCCTTCAGGGCAACCCGATGGGCGACTTCATGGCCTACCAGAAGGGCCTTCATGAGGGCGACGTCCATCCGGTCATCAAGGCCATGAATTTACTTGGCTACGAGGCAGGCACGCTCGGCAATCATGAGTTCAACTACGGGCTCGACTTCATGGCAAAGGCGCTTTCCGGCGCGAACTTTCCGTATGTCTGCGCCAACCTGACAAAGGGGACGCTGGCGGAAGACCCGACGAAGGACGCGCTGTTCTTCAAGCCCTATACGATCATCGAGAAGACTGTGACGGACGGCAGCGGTGCGGCGAGCGTGCTGAGGGTCGGGCTGATCGGCTTCGTGCCGCCGCAGATCATGCTCTGGGACGTGAAGAACCTCGAAGGCAAGGCGCAGACGCGCGACATCGTGGAGGCCGCCCGCGCCTGGGTTCCGGTGATGAAGGAAGACGGCGCCGACATCATCGTCGCGCTGTCGCATTCCGGCATCGACGGCACCGGGCAGACGGAGCGCATGGAAAATGCGTCCCTCTACCTTGCCGGCGTCGAGGGCATCGATGCGGTGCTGACCGGGCATCAACACCTCGTCTTCCCCGGTTCGAAGAGCTTCGACGGCATTGCCGGCGTGGACCCGGTCAAGGGTACGTTGCAAGGCAAGCCGGCCGTCATGGCGGGCTTCTGGGGCTCGCATCTCGGGCTCATCGATCTGCTGCTGGAGAAGGACGGCAAGAGCTGGAAGGTCGTTGATTTCACCACGGAAGCCCGGCCGATCTACCACCGCGAGGACAAGAAGGTCGTGGCCGACGTCAACGACCGCGCCGACGTGCTGACCGCCGCCAAGGCGGAACACGAGGCGACCCTTGCCTATGTCCGCACGCCCGTCGGCAAGACCTCGGCGCCGCTCTATTCCTATTTCGCACTGGTGGCCGACGACCCCTCGGTGCAGATCGTTTCACAGGCGCAGACCTGGTACATCAAGGACATGCTGAAGGAGACGGCGTGGAAGGACCTGCCCGTTCTCTCGGCCGCAGCCCCCTTCAAGGCGGGAGGCCGTAGCGGCGCGGACTACTATACCGACGTTCCCGCCGGTGACATCGCCATCAAGAACGTCGCCGATCTCTATCTCTACCCCAACACGGTGCAGGCGGTGGTCATTACCGGCGCGCAGGTGAAGAACTGGCTGGAAATGTCGGCCGGCATGTTCAACCGGCTGAAGCCGGGCGAGAAAGACCAGCCGCTCCTGAGCTCCGGCTTCCCGTCCTATAATTTCGACGTGATCGACGGCGTGACCTACGAGATCGACCTGTCGCAGCCGACGCGCTTCGACACCGACGGCAAGCTCGCCAATGACGCCGCGCACCGCATCACGGACCTGAAGTTCAATGGTCAACCCATCGATCCCGCACAGAAATTCGTCGTCGCCACCAACAATTACCGGGCCGGCGGCGGCGGCAAGTTCCCCGACATCGCCAGCGACAAGGTCGTCTTCGCCGCCCCCGACACCAACCGCGACGTCATCGTCCGCTACATCCATGATCAGGGCACGATCAACCCGACGGCGGACGCCAACTGGCGCTTCAAG